The sequence TTTCGCCGGCATAGTTGATGCCGTTGAACAGCAACTCCAGCCGCTTGCCTTGCGCAGCGGCAGGTAGGTCGAAACTGCTGCGGTACCACCAGTCGTGCCGGCTCAGCGATTCGGGAATGGCCATGTTATTGAGGCCGATATCCGGGTCCGGATACACGCCGCGATCGACCAGCGTGGTGAGCACCGTGCCCGGCACCGTCGCCACACGCCAGGCCGCACTCCCGGCGGTCGCATCGCCGCGCGACAGCGTCGCTCCCGTGGCTTGCCCAAGTTCCGGCGCGGCGGCCAACTGCCACGCACCGACGCGCCATGCTGCATCGTCCAAGGGCTGCAATGCAGGCGCGGCCTGCACCGGCTTGGCAACCGGTGCGGAGAATGCGGCGGCGCTGCGCGGCAAGCTGGCTGCGGCCTGCGGCGCCAACTGGCCCGCCATCTGCTTCACCTGCACCGGCCAGGCCGGCGATGCGTCTTCAAAACGTTGTAGCGATGAATCCGGCGCCCGCGTTGCGAGCTGCGCAATGGCCGCTGTCTCCAACGCGCCGGATCGCGCGACGAAGTCGGCAATCTCGCCACCGAAGTGCTGCGTGTACGCCGCAGGTTGCTCGCGCGGACCGAACATCAGCACCGGCGTCGTCACCACTTGACGCACTGCACCACTGGCGACCTGGCGCCCATTGGCATACAGCGTCAAACGGCCACCTTGTGCCACCGCAGCCATGTGCGTCCACGTGCCGGGTGGCAGCGGCTGCTTGCTGCGCAACACGGTGTCGGCGCCCTGCACAAAGCCAAGCTTGCCGTTATCGATCGCAAAGTAGCGGCCAGCATCGTGCGGAGCGCCGATGCCGGCAATCAACGCTGCACCGGTCGTTGCACGCGATGGACGCACCCAGCCCGACACGCTCCAGTCTGCGTTGGCGGCGAGCAACGGCGTATCGGCGGCGAACTTCTTGGCCAATCCCATCCCGCCCGCAAGCACGCGGACATCGTAAGGGCCTGGCGGGGCCATCTCGGCAGGCGCAGCCTCCACTGCGGTCCAACCGAGGCAACCACACAACAACCACAGCGCTCCACGGCGGAACGCCTTGCGAACCATCAGCATTAGAGGCCTCTCCCAAGCTCTACTGCCACACAACGGTGCACACCACATCGACGCAAGCGGCGTCATATCCAGCGGACATGACGCAGTCGTATTCAGTGATGCCGCCCGTGGCTGCCGCCCCTGTTTCAGCGGCCATGGTGCGAGGTAACGTTACCCCAAGGCGATATCGACGACAACACTTTCTGCGTTAGGGTTGGTGCTCCCAGGAGGAGGGACTCATGCGAAACCTGATCCAGTCCGCACTACCGGCGGCATACGTATTGCTGTGTGTGATCGCAGCGCCTGCAGCCGCGCAGCGCCTGCGCGTGCAATCGCCCGATGCACGTACCGAAGTGGAATTCACCCTGCGCGACGGCGGCGTCCCCAGCTATCGCGTGCTGTACCGCAACACGTTGGTGCTCGACGATGCACCGCTCGGGCTGGATCTTGGCAAGGCCGGCAAACTTGGCCGCGGCATGACCGTGCAGGACAGCAGCACCGACACGCACGACAGCACGTTCACGTTACCGGTTGGCAAGACCCAGCAGGCGCGCGATCACTATCGTCAGTTGCGCGTGCAGCTAGCCGATCAACAAGAGCGCAGGCTCACGGTGGAATTGCGCGCCTACGACGATGGCGTCGCGTTGCGCTACGTACTGCCCGATGCCGGGGAGGTCCGCATCCGCGACGAACTCACCGGCTTTGCGTTTCCGCGCGACTACCCCTGCTGGACCTTGAACCTGGGCCGGTTCGGAACCAGCCACGAGGGCGAGTACGACGCGATTGCCGCGTCCAAACTGCGCCCGCACAATCTGCTGGAGTTACCACTGGTGTGCCAGACCGATGCACGCGGCACCACGCTGGCGATCGGCGAGGCGAATCTGCGCGACTACGCAGGCCTGTATCTGACCGGCCGTGCCGATGGTGGATTGGGCGTGTCGGCGAAGTTATCGCCACGTCTGGACGACCCCAAGCTGGCGGTCAGTCTCGATGCGAAAGGACGCGATTTCGCAACGCCGTGGCGGGTGATCATGCTCGGCGACAGCCCGGTGAGCCTGATCGAATCCAACCTGATTTCCGCGCTCAATCCACCGCCGGCGTTCGATGCGGGCTGGGTGCGTGCGGGCAAATCGGCGTGGGACTGGTGGTCGGGCAACCTTGCTAGCGGGGTGGAACAGCCCGGCATGAACACCGCCACGATCCAGCGTTACATCGATCATGCGCAGCAGTTGAAGCTGCAATACATGCTGATCGACGACGGTTGGTATTACGGCAGCACCGGTGACGGGCAATACAACAGCGATGCCGATATTCGCCGCCCGGTAGAGCAGCTCGACCTGCAAGGCCTGGTGGCCTACGCACGCAAGCGCGACGTGGGATTGTGGCTATGGGCGCACTGGCGCGCACTCGATGCGCACATGGACGAGGCGCTGGCGTGGTATCAAGAAATCGGCATCAAGGGCATCAAGGTCGACTTCATGGACCGCGATGACCAGCAGATGGTGGACTTCTACCACCGTCTGCTAAGCAAGGCGGCCGAACACAAGCTGCTCGTCGACTTGCACGGTGCGTACCACCCGACCGGCCTGACTCGCACCTATCCCAACTATCTGACCCAGGAAGGTGTGCTCGGCGCCGAGTACAACAAATGGACAACACGCATCACCGCCACGCATAACCTCACGCTGCCGTTCACGCGCATGCTGCTCGGGCCGATGGACTACACGCCGGGCGGCTTTCGCAATGTACGCCCGGCCGAGTTCAAGATGCAGCACATCGCGCCGCAGGTGATGACCACCCGTGCGCAGCAGCTGGCGATGTTCGTCGTCTACGAGAGCCCGTTCGCGGTGGTGGCGGACAGCCCCCAGCAATACGAAAACGTGCCCGCAGCGCAGTTCCTGCGCGATGTCCCGGCAAGCTGGGACGAAACCCGCGCCCTGGAGGGCGCCATCGGCGATCACATCGCACTGGCGCGGCGTAGCGGCAAGGACTGGTATGTTGGTGCGATGACCAACGAGCAGGCGCGTACGTTGAACGTGCCGTTGTCGTTCCTGGACAAGGGCCGCTGGACCGCAACAATTTATGCCGACGGCCAGGCGCCGACCGAAGTCAGCATCGAAACTCGCAAGCTCACCCGCGACGACAGCCTGCAACTGAAACTGGCTGCAAGCGGCGGCGCTGCAGTGCGGCTGCAGAAGGAATAAGCGTGGCGGTCGATTCGCGATAGGACAACATTCCCCCTCTTCTATCGGGAGAGGGGGCTGCGGATGCTGCGGTAAGTTGCAGGGACGGCCCCTGCTATCGCACTTGAACTCTTGGGTGACAGATCGACAGCAATTGGACTTGCTGAAGACCGCAGCTCCACGTGCGCGATCGTGCGCACCGTTGCGCAGCGGCACTGCGCCGCCTGTCGCCAAGTGCGTTTGCGCATCGGACATCGGCTTGGCGCGCTGCGCTTGCCGTACACCTGGCAGCACCTAACGATGCATGCGGAAATTTTTCCAGCATCGATTTAGGATGCGCACCCCCTCACCGCAGGCGTGCGCTACCGGCTCCAGTCGTGCACATTCCTGCAACGTGATGGCGCGGCCTGCACGGTTCGCCGCGTGCGGGGCGTTTCATTTCGGCGCCCGGACATACCCGCATGAGGCTTCGTCCCCGGCGACCGATCGATCGGCCGCACCGTTGTTGCGCTCGCCATGGCATCGCAGTGCCGCGAGTCTTGTAGGCACGCCGCCATCGCCTTCCATCTCGGCTGCAGATAATCGACGTATCGATATGCTGATGACGCCACTATCGTGCACACGTGC comes from Xanthomonas vesicatoria ATCC 35937 and encodes:
- a CDS encoding glycoside hydrolase family 97 protein; the encoded protein is MRNLIQSALPAAYVLLCVIAAPAAAQRLRVQSPDARTEVEFTLRDGGVPSYRVLYRNTLVLDDAPLGLDLGKAGKLGRGMTVQDSSTDTHDSTFTLPVGKTQQARDHYRQLRVQLADQQERRLTVELRAYDDGVALRYVLPDAGEVRIRDELTGFAFPRDYPCWTLNLGRFGTSHEGEYDAIAASKLRPHNLLELPLVCQTDARGTTLAIGEANLRDYAGLYLTGRADGGLGVSAKLSPRLDDPKLAVSLDAKGRDFATPWRVIMLGDSPVSLIESNLISALNPPPAFDAGWVRAGKSAWDWWSGNLASGVEQPGMNTATIQRYIDHAQQLKLQYMLIDDGWYYGSTGDGQYNSDADIRRPVEQLDLQGLVAYARKRDVGLWLWAHWRALDAHMDEALAWYQEIGIKGIKVDFMDRDDQQMVDFYHRLLSKAAEHKLLVDLHGAYHPTGLTRTYPNYLTQEGVLGAEYNKWTTRITATHNLTLPFTRMLLGPMDYTPGGFRNVRPAEFKMQHIAPQVMTTRAQQLAMFVVYESPFAVVADSPQQYENVPAAQFLRDVPASWDETRALEGAIGDHIALARRSGKDWYVGAMTNEQARTLNVPLSFLDKGRWTATIYADGQAPTEVSIETRKLTRDDSLQLKLAASGGAAVRLQKE